The genomic window ACCTTTCCGGTCGCGTTGCGCGGAAGCTCGTCGATGGTGAGAGTCCATCGCGTCGGAACCTTGTACCGTGCAATACGTGCGGCTACGAATGCCTGGAGTTCCGCGACCGTGACGGCACCGGCCCGGGAAACGACCACGACCGCGCAGACCTCCTCCCCCAGGTCCGCATGCTCCGCACCCAGCACGATGCATTCGCGCACTGCCGGGTGCTCGATCAGCACGTCCTCGACCTCGGCCGGGTAGACGTTCTCACCACCACGGAGAATGAGATCGGATCGGCGGCTGCTGATTCGGAGATATCCGTCCGTCATGGTTCCCAGGTCACCGGTCCGCATCCAACCGGCGTCGTCGATCGTCGCGGCGGTTGCTTCGGGGTTGTTCCAGTATCCGAGCATGACCAGCGGGCCGCGCACGTAGATCTCGCCCTCGACACCGTCCGGCACCGGCCGACCGTCCTCGTCCCTGATCTCGACACGCATGGTCGGCACCGCGGTACCGACGGTGTCCGGGCGCTCCGCCAACTCTGCGGCCGTGGCAAGGGTTGCGGCCGAGGACGACTCGGTGAGGCCGTACGTGGTTCCGAGGGACCGTCCGGCTACCGGCAACGTCTGCCGGAGTCGCTCCTTGAGCGCTGTGGACGACGGCGCCGAACCGACCGAGATCGTCTGCAACGACGACAGGTCGTAGGCGGACAGGTCGCCGTGTTCGACGAGCCGACTCACCATCGTGGGTACCGCGCCCCAGTTGGTGAGCCGCTCGCTCTCGATCAGGCGGAGCACGCGGTCGATGTCGAATCGCCCGGTGGTGATCACCGCGGTGTCACCGA from Prescottella sp. R16 includes these protein-coding regions:
- a CDS encoding class I adenylate-forming enzyme family protein, which translates into the protein MSDLRRVPDTRAEAIARLTAPGAPFEIVEEPVHGTVMPVFRNRYPSLHRLLVDSARYGDAEYLVCDDLRLTFTEHLDRVASLASELRARYGIAEGDRVAILSANNAEWIMTFWAATALGAVTVGMNSMWSAREVAYGVELSEPALIVADAPRRELLGTVDVPVLSTEVDIPALCTSSPGADLPAPNVGEDDPAVVLFTSGTTGRPKGATHSQRNMVAAVDFHRFNDALAAEFGRAPSGRRFLLATPLFHIAALHNLAVPRLAFGDTAVITTGRFDIDRVLRLIESERLTNWGAVPTMVSRLVEHGDLSAYDLSSLQTISVGSAPSSTALKERLRQTLPVAGRSLGTTYGLTESSSAATLATAAELAERPDTVGTAVPTMRVEIRDEDGRPVPDGVEGEIYVRGPLVMLGYWNNPEATAATIDDAGWMRTGDLGTMTDGYLRISSRRSDLILRGGENVYPAEVEDVLIEHPAVRECIVLGAEHADLGEEVCAVVVVSRAGAVTVAELQAFVAARIARYKVPTRWTLTIDELPRNATGKVKRQEVVLATPD